From Numida meleagris isolate 19003 breed g44 Domestic line unplaced genomic scaffold, NumMel1.0 unplaced_Scaffold239, whole genome shotgun sequence:
TCCAGTTGTGGcagtgatcccaccatgtttccgtaatggcaactaaaTCATAGTTTGTCTGCCACACAAcggcctccagctcctcctgtttgctcCCCATACCGCATGCATTGGTGTAGGTGCAAATCCACAGCACGCACATCACTTGTGGTACATGCAGCTGTAAACCTGGAAGCTGTACAAGGGTTGATTTCACTCAGACCATTCTGGTCTCAGCCTGGTCCTGGAGCCAGGCAGAACTTTGAAGTTCTGTAGGAAAATGGGTAGTAACACAACAGCGATGCTTCAAAGCAGCAGCGCTGAGCGCTGCCACTGGGATGACTCTGCTCTCAGTCGAGAGTGGGGCAGACCAGACCTTCACGCTCCAACAGACACCCACCTTATGTATGCTTTCATCCACCAGGCCTCCGAGGACGTACACTTTTTGGGGATCAATATCTTCAAGGACTGGAAGAAGATAAGCACGTGCTCACCATCATACAACAGTAAAATCATGCACTGCACCACTCTTCAGGAAGGGCCCAACTTACAATGAGGAAGCCGAAGCCACAGTCACCCTTCACCCTGACTGCGCAGGGAGCTGAGGCTTCTACGGCAGAAGTATCTGCCTGAACCTGCTGGCAGTGACAAGGGGTGAGCAGACGTGGGCTGGAAGCACAGTGCCAGATGCAGCTCTAGAGCCAGTGCACTGCTCCCTTTCATTGCTGTTCTGGTGAGCGCAACCCTAACCTGCTCCACAcacacctccctgctcctttgCCAGACCCTCAAACCAAGAAAGGGATCTGCGTCCCCATGAACACGTGCCCAggtaaaaatggagaaaaaggagaaattcaaTTACAGCAGCAAATGAACCAATAAAAGGAAGGGTGTAGGCATCAtgttatttcaaagaaagatgcCCTGTGCACCACATATGGAACTGCTGCAACACCTCCCCTTCTCCGCCGGCACGATAACAATCTGCAGGCATCGAGAGAGTTTTTACGCTGGGTTCACTGCAGATCGATGCAGCCAAaacctccttccttcccagaaCAGACTGAGCACCAGATCTGAGAAAAGCCCGTCTCCGGCAGTGGGAAAAATGAAGGCTTGGAACTGACCCATGCGATGCACGAGCAACTCCTAAAAATAAAGTCCCAAGGATCAATCTTTGCCTTCATCCCCCTCAAGCAAGTAAAATACTTACCGTTCTCAGAGTCAGGAGTGAGATAAACAATAGCATCTAAAGGAAACAGGTCCAGGTAGCTTTCTTGAGTTGTATCCATCTGAAAAACGCAACAGGGTGATCCTCCCTTTCAATGAGGGTGTGACACTGGAGGGACTGGGGATGCTCCGCCTAACAGTGGCATGCAAGCTGGAGCAGCGCTGTCCCCGAGCCCCGTGCCACACCTCCACATCTCCCGGGACCGAGCCCGCACCCCTTCCCCGGGCAGCCTGCTCCGCCGCCCGGCCGCTTCTTGCCCCGAACGCCCTCCATCACCTCGGGCGCGCCGCGGCCAGCTGCTCTTACCAAGTAGCCGGAGAAGCCGTCGTTCATGCGGAGGCACTCCCGGTGGATGGGCGATCCGGCCACGAACTCGGTCAGGCAGAGCCAGAAGGGCCGCTCGGCCTGCCTGTTGGCCCCGTACAGCCTGCGGATCTGCGCGGCCAGCCGGCTCGTCTCCTTCCGACACAGCGCGCTCCGAGTCAGGCGCGGCAGGGCGGGCAGCCCGCACCGaccgagccgagccgagccgagcgCCGCGGGGCCCGGGCAGCGTCACCTACCTTGGGCGTCATGCGGTCCGCCAAGCCCAGGTCCACGCAGAGCCGCGGGCCCGCAGCGCGGGCTGCCAGGAGCCGCTCCTCCGCCAGGGCTCTGCCGCGCTGCCGGGCGGCTCCTGCGGGGCACAGCACGGAGGGCAGCGCGGCTCAgcaccgctccgctccgccccgccccgccccgcatCGCATCGCATCGCCCCACCTCGGCCCTCGGGCCGCCTCGCTCTGCTCCGCTCCCGCTCCtgcggccgccgccgccgccgcNNNNNNNNNNNNNNNNNNNNNNNNNNNNNNNNNNNNNNNNNNNNNNNNNNNNNNNNNNNNNNNNNNNNNNNNNNNNNNNNNNNNNNNNNNNNNNNNNNNNNNNNNNNNNNNNNNNNNNNNNNNNNNNNNNNNNNNNNNNNNNNNNNNNNNNNNNNNNNNNNNNNNNNNNNNNNNNNNNNNNNNNNNNNNNNNNNNNNNNNNNNNNNNNNNNNNNNNNNNNNNNNNNNNNNNNNNNNNNNNNNNNNNNNNNNNNNNNNNNNNNNNNNNNNNNNNNNNNNNNNNNNNNNNNNNNNNNNNNNNNNNNNNNNNNNNNNNNNNNNNNNNNNNNNNNNNNNNNNNNNNNNNNNNNNNNNNNNNNNNNNNNNNNNNNNNNNNNNNNNNNNNNNNNNNNNNNNNNNNNNNNNNNNNNNNNNNNNNNNNNNNN
This genomic window contains:
- the TRMT10B gene encoding tRNA methyltransferase 10 homolog B; this translates as MTPKETSRLAAQIRRLYGANRQAERPFWLCLTEFVAGSPIHRECLRMNDGFSGYLMDTTQESYLDLFPLDAIVYLTPDSENVLEDIDPQKVYVLGGLVDESIHKNLTLQRAQEQSLQTARLPIREYMVKSTNTKNYYSETLAINQVFDVLSTYYKTRSWPDALKAGVSSGKGYVLPDAEKEVKIPQHDSAQENSLFPES